The genomic stretch attttattattcgtataCGGATGAATGGAATGTACAGCAATGTCTAACGGTGCAATGATCTCTCCATTAGGCCCTATAGCTAATTCGTCAGAAGTCAACGCGTCGCGTATCTGTCCGGAGGTAGTTCGACCGATGATAGACACATCGCTATATACAATTTGTGCATGAACACGTTTCCCGGTACGTGTTATGCCCCAACATGACGACAAATCTTCAAGTTTCGAGCAAACGTTCTTTTGTCCATAGGCATTAGCCAACTTTGTACCATCGGCAATCGGCACTTTGATCTCTCcattaataacaattgtcATACGTGTATTGTTGATTGTGTGCGAAACCGACAAACTATCGTATAGATTTGAGTTCTTTGGCAGATAccatatatgataataatgatgtTTACCTATCTGTGAATGCTTGACTTGATTATGTTTACTAGATTGTACACGTAACTCTTCATTGGCAACGACATAACCGATTAACGTTTCTGTTTTTATACTACCAGCCGATTCGTCGAGTTTACTGAAATGCATACATTCCGCGGCTTTTTTCGTCTTGGCGGTAAATTCTATCGTGATACACGTCATGTAGGTAACCTTTGGAAGCTTCGATGCTGTTTTTGCATCGATAACTACTCCGTCTTCTAGACACGCGCCATGTGGATTACCAAACACAGCGTATAATCGAAGATTCCACATTTGGTTCTGTAGATAATTTCTAGGCGCATGTATCATGTCTGTGTATCGAGATATATCTTGTTTACGAGATTCGTTCACCACACACTTATACGGTGTATATTTACTGCTAGTTTCCAATAATAATCTAGACGGTGggtactttttaattaacgattgCATAGCTTTACGCGTGTCGGTACGTCCAATTTCGTGAACTAATGGCTTGTCCAGGCCGAAATCTTTTTCAAGTTTCGCGTATTGCTCGTAGAAATTTCGCGTATCACAGCTACCGTCTGGTTCCAACATCGCGTGATCAATCATACGTAAACGTTCCTCCTCGGTAACGTCAATGTAGCAAGTGAAACCTTGAGTGTTTAACATTAACTGTTTCTCCAAATCGGTCACTCGATTAGCCACACTACCCTTTAAATTCGTTATGCTAACGGTAGATTTTGTCGACGGAGTTATGCGAAGATTCGTGATACCTAGCTCTTTCACACTGGACGAGACAATGTCTGCCTCGGGGAACTTGATAGAGTATCGAGTGACCTCTTCGGTGGAGAAAGAAACACCGTAGCCGTCATGAAATTTAGTTAAAATCGAATGACACGTGTAAAAATCAACGTATTTGTCACCGAGACACCGACTGGTTACGTGTGGCAATTGCCGCTTTACGTGTATCAGATCGTCAAAAGTCCACTGGCGACGTATATCTGTGTAGTAACAATCGATAAGTATATGCTGACCATGGCCCGTATGCATTTCTCGTAATACGTTTAGTAACATAATA from Augochlora pura isolate Apur16 unplaced genomic scaffold, APUR_v2.2.1 APUR_unplaced_5364, whole genome shotgun sequence encodes the following:
- the LOC144477930 gene encoding uncharacterized protein LOC144477930; amino-acid sequence: INFGCLLANKNFKTAGEQYVLCDFVAPNESTDPIMLLNVLREMHTGHGQHILIDCYYTDIRRQWTFDDLIHVKRQLPHVTSRCLGDKYVDFYTCHSILTKFHDGYGVSFSTEEVTRYSIKFPEADIVSSSVKELGITNLRITPSTKSTVSITNLKGSVANRVTDLEKQLMLNTQGFTCYIDVTEEERLRMIDHAMLEPDGSCDTRNFYEQYAKLEKDFGLDKPLVHEIGRTDTRKAMQSLIKKYPPSRLLLETSSKYTPYKCVVNESRKQDISRYTDMIHAPRNYLQNQMWNLRLYAVFGNPHGACLEDGVVIDAKTASKLPKVTYMTCITIEFTAKTKKAAECMHFSKLDESAGSIKTETLIGYVVANEELRVQSSKHNQVKHSQIGKHHYYHIWYLPKNSNLYDSLSVSHTINNTRMTIVINGEIKVPIADGTKLANAYGQKNVCSKLEDLSSCWGITRTGKRVHAQIVYSDVSIIGRTTSGQIRDALTSDELAIGPNGEIIAPLDIAVHSIHPYTN